Proteins encoded in a region of the Vicia villosa cultivar HV-30 ecotype Madison, WI linkage group LG5, Vvil1.0, whole genome shotgun sequence genome:
- the LOC131605057 gene encoding uncharacterized protein LOC131605057 has translation MASSSNPKNASSSQQQQQQVQDQQQQQLVLQKICLIPMDDLEVICEMMIDFDNLEENDIHLKENMIFQSREAFFYSLCGPVYPDLVNEFWVHATIMPKSILSIVHGEAIIITENLLRKLFGLETIEGASGAILGRTNWNDVYAEIFKSGKEST, from the coding sequence atggcttcttcatcaaatccCAAGAACGCTTCGTCTTCTCAGCAACAGCAACAACAagttcaagatcaacaacaacaacaacttgttCTGCAGAAGATTTGTTTGATTCCTATGGATGATTTAGAAGTTATATGTGAAATGATGATCGATTTTGACAATCTAGAAGAAAACGACATTCATCTGAAGGAAAACATGATTTTTCAGAGTCGGGAAGCATTCTTTTACAGTTTGTGTGGACCAGTTTACCCAGATTTGGTCAATGAATTTTGGGTTCATGCAACAATCATGCCTAAATCCATTCTTTCTATTGTTCATGGCGAAGCAATCATCATTACTGAAAATCTTTTAAGAAAATTGTTTGGTTTGGAAACTATTGAAGGTGCTTCTGGGGCAATATTAGGAAGAACAAATTGGAATGATGTGTATGCAGAAATCTTCAAGTCTGGAAAAGAGTCTACATAA